In the genome of Pyrobaculum islandicum DSM 4184, the window AAACACCTTGAAGGGGTCTCCGAACTGCTCCTCCAGGTACCACAGCGCCTTAAGCGCCTCCTCCGGCGGCCTGCCCAGCTTCTTCATGGCTATCTCGAGCATCTTGAGCACTCTGACCTTGTGGCGGTAGAGCAAGAGCTTCTTCTCCTTCTCGTCGACGCGGACGCGCTTTAGCGACACTTCCACGACTCTCATCCTCGGGTTTACGCTAATTACCTTAAACACTGTCTTATTCCCCTCCTTCACGTAGTCTCTAATCGAGTGGAACCAAGACTGTATAATCTCTTGCGTAGGCGCGAAGGCCTCCAGCTCGTATTCATCAAGGTAAATGTATGCGCCGTGTTCAGCTATTTTTTTGACGGTACCAATTACCAGCTCTCCGACGTCTGGGAGATCTTTCTTAACCAGTTTCATAAGGCGATGGGGGTATTTGGTATAAATCTGTTTAGCTATTCTAGTATTTTCACTACGTGTCCCGCAAGTCTAGCTTTTCCACCGGTTGGCTCGGCGAGTACTCTGCCACAAACTAAACAGCGCACTACCATAGCCGCGTGGGAAAATACTACTTGTTCATTTCCACAGTCTGGACATCTGACTTTTATAAACTTAGACCGAGGTTGTGGGATTAAGACCTTGCTAAATTTAACTGGCATACTATACTAGCTCTACTTTCTTCATTCTACCAAGACTTCTCACAGTTTTATAACCGCATTTAGTACATGTAAAGACGAGAGTCACTTTCTTATTTACTTTTGCAAAACGTTTTTGCTTAGGCTTTGGAGTAGAGCCGTACCCCTTTAGTTTTCTCTCATATCTTCTCTGGCCTTCTGCTAAAGTGCGCCTCTGGCCGGCGTGGTAGTGAGATACTGTGTGTTTTGTATAAGTGTTGCAACGTGGGCAGTA includes:
- a CDS encoding 30S ribosomal protein S27e gives rise to the protein MPVKFSKVLIPQPRSKFIKVRCPDCGNEQVVFSHAAMVVRCLVCGRVLAEPTGGKARLAGHVVKILE
- a CDS encoding translation initiation factor IF-2 subunit alpha codes for the protein MKLVKKDLPDVGELVIGTVKKIAEHGAYIYLDEYELEAFAPTQEIIQSWFHSIRDYVKEGNKTVFKVISVNPRMRVVEVSLKRVRVDEKEKKLLLYRHKVRVLKMLEIAMKKLGRPPEEALKALWYLEEQFGDPFKVFEEVVKTGPHVLDDLELDPQLKEQIVELARQQVEIPPTKISGIIKAVSVEGDGAERIKAALAELAKTLHEKYPSVSVKIYVVGPPRYRIDLVGQAPKQVEAAFTELANILQTLQKKHKVIATVQRLE
- a CDS encoding 50S ribosomal protein L44e; amino-acid sequence: MKFPKSVNKYCPRCNTYTKHTVSHYHAGQRRTLAEGQRRYERKLKGYGSTPKPKQKRFAKVNKKVTLVFTCTKCGYKTVRSLGRMKKVELV